AACCCACATCACGAGCAGACCATATGGCCACAgaattgaattttatttatttgatttccattttacaatACTGGGTACCTTGCAAAACTAGTCTTAGATGAATGCATTAATGGTAAAACCAAAGCGAATAGATACGAAAGAGAACTGagtaccttgattttttttttcctaattatgaGAGAAAAATGTTCACAGGGATAGGTAGTTTGACAAATCTACAGAATAGGAAGTTTATATTTGGCAAATTCATGTAAAACTTTCACGGGTTATCTAGATTTAAACAAAAGTTACCCTGAAAACATCCACAATCTCTTACTTCTTTATGAGAAATGCAATCCTTTTCACGGTGTCTTTCAAGGCTTCCTTCACCTGCTTGTTTCGTAGTGTATAAATGAAAGGATTAAGCATAGGGACAACTGAGGTTAAGAGCAGCCCCACCACCTTATTAAGGGCTACTCCTTCCTTTCCTGAAGGTTTAATGTAGGTGAAGATGGAACTGCCATAGCTCATGGAAACCACAATCATGTGAGAAGAACAGGTGGAAAAGGCCTTTTTCCTTTGTTGGGCAGAAGGGAATTTTAGAATGGTGCTGATGATGTATGTGTAGGAGAGAAGCACACCCAGTAGGGTAGAAATCAGTGTTAGCACAGCAAAAGCCAAAACAACCATTTCTATAAGCTCTGTGTCGGAACAGGTGATCTGTAGAATAGGATATGCATCACAAGCAAAACTATCAATGAGATTGGAGTCACAGAATTCCAGCTGGAGACCCATGCCAAGAGGGAGGGCAATAATCAGCAGGCCAGCACCCCAACAGCAGAGAAGGAGTGTAGTGCAGAGCTTGTTGCTCATGATGGTTGTGTAATGTAGGGGCTTACAGATGGCCACgtagcgatcataggccatggcAGCAAAGAGAAAAAACTCAGTTGCTCCAAAGAGGATTCCAGAAAACAATTGCGTGACACAAGCATTATAGGTACAAGTTTTATCTCCAGTTGTCAGGCTGTACAGGAATCTGGGAATACAGACAGAGGTGAATGAGacttctaagaaagagaaattttggagaaaaaaatacatgggagtTTGAAGATGGGAATCCAAAAGTGTGAGAGTGATAATTGTCATGTTCCCAGCCACACACAAAAAGTAggtgagaaataaaaataccaaaagcacaagtTGTAATTTTGGGTCCTCCGTCATCCCCAGCAGGATGAATGTTGTTATTACTGTGTGATTTGTCATTACCTCCTGTGTCAAGTCAAAAATGATTGGACTTGAAGACACAAGCAATATAAGACGTCAGCATGGAGCATGAAGTAAAGATGCAATCAGTATTAATGTAATGCATTTGGCATTTGGTTGTAGAATTTTActggaaatatttaaatatgaacCAAAGGCCTATAATTCCCTTATTAGAAATGATATTTACACAGATGTCAAATGAAAACACGCAGCAGCAATCGTGCATCTCGTTTCATACGGTGCTTCTCATTATCATTGTCTCGGGACATAGGTCTGATCAATGTTACAGGTTATTCCATTattcttgtcatttttttcttctgcctcctttttctttgcttttcccgGCCTTCTTTTCAGCTCCACTTTTGTAACAGAGAAGAATTTGTCAAGGAGTATTTTATTCTGGTCTCTGgctgtattttgaaataaaataactgaaaaggGCTGGATAATAGCTTTGCACTTAGAATGATCCCGAATTAGgaacaaaaagtttaaaatacaaaGGTGTATCTTTGTtgtgtattttctgcttttaagtaCATGAAAGCACTTTTAAACCAGTAAAAGTGTTTTTTAGGTAGAGGGTTTCCTGAAGAGTTACAAGAAACCTTTTCCTGGGACCTGAGAACAAACCTGAGGAAGCCTGTCATGGAGTTTGGGGGAGTGGCCAGATCCCAGAGGGAATGGTCTGTGGTACTTGCTCTCCCTACCGGTGAGATTGACCTCCCTGCTCTTCTGAGCAGCAGTCTTCAGAATCTGTCTCTGAATATCTTAGTGACCTCTCCTTTCAACAATTGCTGCTGTTCCTCCCTTCAAATTGCCTCTCCCCACTAATTTCCCACCAGCCCTCTAACCTCGCTGCTTATATTCTCTGAGTTCTTGAGAAATATAACTTGCTCAAGCATCATCCATTAATAAACTGGCTAAATGGACTAATTTTTATAAATAAGTTTTGTAAAACTCACAGTTTCCTTGAAGGTTACCATTTTCAAGTCCTCCCAGGAGTTTCATGCCTCCCTGCACAAGTTTTTTTCAGGAATCCCATTAGTTGTgggggaggatggctcagggagaTCTGTTCTCCTTCAAATCAAAACTTGCCTTTGTTGCGATTCATGTTGCAAACAGGTGCTTCAAGTATCCATTCTGCAAAAGAAGAGCTGGTAAATGCATTGTCTCTTGGGTTACAGTTACTTGAAAATAATACATTGGTTCTTAAGATgtctttgtgttttgtttgtggAATTGATTATAAATTGAGCAATTTTGTAGGGAAAACCTATGTACCCAATACTACCCAATGTGTGTGCTCCCAATTGAGAATTAAAAATGCATTAAGTAGttttgtcttcttttctgctgctcaagtaaataataaaaattcacttattcagataaatatttaatatcagaGTCTGAAGAACTAACCATGAATAAGCGTGTCTCCAAAGGAGCTTTCCGTCTTTTGATGGGagataatatttcattttaggGCATGCTTTTTAGGGATATAGTGATATGCGATAACGGTGAAAATGCAACTTCATTTTAGGGCAATAACTACTCCACGCCTTTTCCTTGGCAATCTCTCTTAGTGGTGATTTGTATTTTACTGTCCTCACTCAGTTGCTGTAGGCTAttatgtgggagccctggtggcgcagtggacaaatcacttggctgctaaccaaaagttcatcgGTTCAAAGCTAccggccactctgtggaagaaagctgtggcagtctgcttacgtaaatatttccagccttggaaaccctaaggagcaggtctactctgtccttcggGGTGGCTATGTGTCGGATTTGATgcaatggcagtgttttttttgttttgggtgggGGGAGGATTTAGAGTTTGTAACATCAGCACTCACAGCTGAGTTAGCAAGTTGTATTCTTCAGGGTTCATAGACATGTTTATGTCCAGGAAACCCACTTCAGATCATGATAGAAACAGTTTAGTGGAGAGGTGGTATCTTGCCAAGCACTAGGAAGCTGCAGAGCGAAGATTTTCATAGGCAGGACTGAGTGATAGGTCAGGGTCATTTCACACACCgagttctctttcctttccttttccctcctatCATGTTACCAATAccaattgctattgagtcaattctgacacattgtGACTGCGTTTGTGTCTAATTtcaattgtgctccatagagttttcaatggttgaatttttggaagtagattgttaggcttttcttctaaggagcctcttggaggaatcaaactgccagccttttgtttagcagctgattgTGTTAACATTTGTACATTAATCTTATACTGGGTATTCATGTTCTTACTTCAACCTTCCTTCTGCTATAAAGTTCTTAGGCTTTAATGTTATTGCCTGTTATGAGTTTTAAAACTCCTCTCATCTAATTTGGGAAAACCcgctggtatagtggttaagtgctacagctggcaaccaaaaggtcggcagttcaaatccaccaggtgctctttggaaactctatggggccgttctactctgtcctatagggtccctttgagtcggaatcgactgaatggcaataggtttgatttggttttattctCTAATTTTGAGGGAAATGACTTGTGAAAAAAACGACATGAGCATTTGAGGGTCCTTTAATTTAATGCGTTAAACAACTAATATAGTCTTCTCTTAATTACTGAAGTTTTTCAGTCCACTTTACTTCTAAAACCAAGCTAAGCTTGTAGTGGCAGAGCATATAGGTCTAAGGCTGCGTTGTCCACCTACATCCATATCATGGTCTCCTTTGGTTTAAATAGCAGAGCTTGCTGTGAGCATAgaaagtcacattttttttttttaattggggtgaTATTTGAAACAATAAAGTAAGCAATACATTTTACCACCTTCccataggtagtgtttttctttaAGCAGCCCTTGAAGACTTAACTTATGCAAAGCTACCTCCTGTCACTTTCACTTTGGGAACTGTAAGGGTGATTGAGTTCAGTTTTTCTCTTGTACTGATTTCCTATTTAAtaagttcttttatttatttcaggcACCTTGATCTTACGTGTGTCCGGGACAAGCCTCATTCAGTCTTCATTTGGAAGAAGGCATGCTATGGTCTGGAACATTTGAAATTCTAGAAATGAATGCCCCCACCCTCCATTCCCAAAGTGGCCaaatcaaaccccttgccatggagtcgattctgattcgaaCTCaaagcaattctataggacagagtagaaccaccccattgggtttcctaggagcagctggtaaatttaaactgccgacctattggttagtaCCCAAAGTGGAAGAAGGTATTAAAATAACAGGTCCATAATAAGGCCAGATTCTCTGTAatgtaatttgtattatttgattTTTGTAACACCAGAAGATatttttaatggagccctggtggtgcaatggttaagcacttgggtgctaactgaaatgaTGATGACTGGAACCCGGTCAGCAGCATCATGGGAAACACCCTGGTGATCGGCGTCTATAAAGATTACTGCCCAGGAAACCTCATTAGGCAGCTATGTTCCATCATGtggtattgctatgagttggaaatcagaTCGCAGACACCTAAACAAAACAGCAACAGAGGATATTATTGGGAGGAAGTGTCTTTGCCTCTTTCATATTTTGCCTCTTAAAGATTAAAAGTCTCCCCAACTGATGTTTATGGGTGGCCCTTTCAAAGGATAAAGTGATGATGGCAGGGAAATTCTAATATCAGGTGTATTCAGAATAACAACAATTTGAAAATAACTGTTGATTCTGTTTTTGCAGTAACAATTGCAGTTAACTGAATTCCACATTTCTTACCCTCCCTGTTTAGAGAATGTGGAAAATCTGTCACGAGAATTGCATACTTACTTTTCTGGCAGTGCTTCATCAGGGGTCCTTTTGGAACCAAAATTTGAAGAgtatgatgctggtgaggagctttGAGTTTCTTCAGTCCACAACTCACATTTCACCTCTCTTCACTGCTGCCTTGACCTCTTTCAATACATgtgacacatgtacacacacacacactctctctctctctcaagtaAGTcttacatcagacaatgttcacccAGATTTCATTGCTCCTAATACGTTGTGACCAGTTTCAGCCTCCTCTTCCCTTGCCACATCTCAAATGGCACCTGATTCCTGATTTCCCAGTAGTCTGTTAGCTCAAAAGGAACAAAAGAGTGGTGCAGAGTAAAAGGAAATTTTCTCCCTTGGTTTGGCAGAGAGGTACATCTGATCTCCTGGGGCAGGGAGACAGGTTTACCTGTATATTCTACAGTAGCAACATTTATATGTTTCATTTGCTACCAGTTCACAGGGAGCATCTGAGTTGAACAACAAAATAGTCCTTGGTGACCCAATTGAAAATGTTACTAATGAATCAACAGTGGAATCAACAATGCAACAGCATAGGTGGCAGTGGGATCCGTGTCCTCACAGACACTGCAGGTGGTCTGATGCCATGTGAATTCCATTTCGTCTTCTTTGTTGAATCTTTATATTTCCCCTAGAATTAGGTGCTATGCTTGGCACTTAACACATTTTATCTATCTTTGACATAAATCTCATACAGTGTAAAAAATAATCATCctaattttacagaggaggaaagtgGAAAGCAGAGAATTGGCCAGTCAGAGGTCACATGGTGGGGTTGTAGGTTTTGAAGAAAAATTTGTTTGAATACAAAAACCCTGCTTCTTCCCTCACACTAACTTTGTTCCTTTCCCCAATATTTAAGAGAACTATCAGCATTTAAATTCTGGACTTGTTGTTCTCCTAAGGCAACTTTGTCTGTGTTTCTGTCCTTTCTCTTTCTAGTTATCTTTTTTCAGGTATGCTATGAATTACTCTTGGAAATATGAATTAATGGAAATTTATGGATCCCAAGAActgggaaaaaaactgcctgatTTCAGGACATGTTTGACATTTTGATAAAGCTCATTACTGCCCAGCTAACtggaataaaatgatttttttaattttctatgctgCCATTTCTGGACCGTCTGCTTTCTCCTGCTCATAGGTGGTAAAGTGCAAGATTGCCTTTGATACTTTCTTCTTTGTATTGCCCTTCATAGCTTTTGGTGTTAAGTCGAAACAAATTTTCTAATATTAGCTGAGAAGTgtgcaaattattttattttacttttcattgtTTTGAAGAATCCATGTAAGATTAGTATTTTTTCACCCTGAAACTTTTGGTAAAATCTATTGTTACAACCCTCTTCACTGTGTGTTTCATTTGAAGAAAGGCCGTATTATTgtgttttaataaactttttcttgatGTATATCCTATTTAGTTAGAAAACACATGATCATAAATGTACTATTTCATGAataaagtgtcttagttatcttgtgctgctataagagaaataccacaagtggatggctttaatgaacagaaattcattctctcaccatGTAGGCTAAAAGtgcgaatttagggtgccagctctgggggaagcctttctctctatgTCCACTCTCGGGGAAGGTcttggtcatcaatcttcccctgctctaggccTCTCAgatcagaaaccctgggtccaaagaatgtgctctgttcctggctcttcttccttggtgttaatgaggcccccctcctctcttctatatctcaaaaaagattgacttaaaatacgacataatcctgta
The DNA window shown above is from Elephas maximus indicus isolate mEleMax1 chromosome 4, mEleMax1 primary haplotype, whole genome shotgun sequence and carries:
- the LOC126076436 gene encoding olfactory receptor 6C2-like, coding for MTEDPKLQLVLLVFLFLTYFLCVAGNMTIITLTLLDSHLQTPMYFFLQNFSFLEVSFTSVCIPRFLYSLTTGDKTCTYNACVTQLFSGILFGATEFFLFAAMAYDRYVAICKPLHYTTIMSNKLCTTLLLCCWGAGLLIIALPLGMGLQLEFCDSNLIDSFACDAYPILQITCSDTELIEMVVLAFAVLTLISTLLGVLLSYTYIISTILKFPSAQQRKKAFSTCSSHMIVVSMSYGSSIFTYIKPSGKEGVALNKVVGLLLTSVVPMLNPFIYTLRNKQVKEALKDTVKRIAFLIKK